A genomic stretch from Nitrobacter winogradskyi Nb-255 includes:
- a CDS encoding AbrB/MazE/SpoVT family DNA-binding domain-containing protein has product MASAEKLTTTVSTKGQVILPSAIRQRREWNAGTRLTVEETPDGVLLKPAPAFAETRPGDVFGVLPSKGGSKTIAEMDAGILAEAKRRHARD; this is encoded by the coding sequence ATGGCCAGTGCGGAAAAGCTCACCACGACAGTCTCCACCAAGGGGCAAGTCATTTTGCCGAGCGCCATCCGCCAGCGGCGCGAGTGGAACGCTGGCACGCGCCTGACGGTCGAGGAGACGCCCGATGGCGTGTTGCTGAAGCCGGCTCCCGCTTTTGCCGAAACCAGGCCGGGAGATGTCTTTGGCGTGTTGCCCTCGAAGGGCGGGTCGAAGACGATCGCTGAGATGGATGCTGGCATTCTCGCCGAAGCGAAGCGTCGACATGCTCGCGATTGA
- a CDS encoding type II toxin-antitoxin system VapC family toxin — MLAIDTNLVVRYLTNDHPRQSPRARALIDGQAVFVAVTVMLEVDWVLRSAYGYRPADIARAMRSFAGLPTVSVEDPTVVAAALDLSENGMDFADALHLCKTTHCEGMASFDRKFVKAARAAGYDRVREA, encoded by the coding sequence ATGCTCGCGATTGATACCAATCTCGTTGTCCGATACCTGACCAACGATCACCCGCGACAGTCTCCGCGTGCGCGAGCCTTGATTGACGGGCAGGCAGTTTTTGTCGCCGTCACTGTGATGCTGGAAGTGGACTGGGTGTTGCGCAGCGCCTATGGCTACCGGCCGGCGGACATCGCTCGCGCGATGCGCTCGTTCGCGGGTCTGCCGACTGTTTCCGTAGAGGACCCCACGGTCGTTGCGGCAGCCCTCGATCTTTCTGAGAACGGCATGGACTTCGCGGATGCGCTGCATCTGTGCAAGACGACGCACTGCGAGGGCATGGCCAGTTTCGACCGGAAGTTCGTGAAGGCCGCCAGAGCCGCCGGCTACGACCGTGTCCGGGAAGCATGA
- a CDS encoding IS3 family transposase (programmed frameshift), translating to MRQKSGPEKAPAEQVVKDIRRATRRQFSAEEKIRIVLEGVRGEESIAELCRREGIASSMYYGWSKEFLDAGKRRLAGDTARAATSDEVKELRREAQALKEAVADLTLENRLLKKKHARGWGGRHMRYPASEKAEIIRLVEASHLPARRTLDKLGIPRATFYRWYDRYLTGGIEALADHRSRPDRVWNRIPDPIRAEIVELALRETELSPRELAVRFTDEKRYFVSEASVYRLLKAHDLITSPAYIVIKAASEFKDKTTAPNQLWQTDFTYLKITGWGWYYLSTVLDDFSRFIVAWKLCATMRADDVTATLDLALAASGLDQITVAHRPRLLSDNGASYISAELATWLDGKGMKHVRGAPYHPQTQGKIERWHQTLKNRILLENYYLPGDLERQVAAFVEHYNHGRYHESIDNLTPADVYFGRGQTILTERERIKRQTIHQRRLQHHLQAA from the exons ATGAGACAGAAATCCGGGCCGGAGAAAGCACCGGCAGAGCAGGTCGTGAAGGACATCCGCCGGGCAACGCGCCGGCAGTTCTCGGCTGAAGAGAAGATCCGCATCGTGCTGGAAGGCGTGCGCGGCGAGGAGAGCATCGCCGAGCTGTGTCGGCGCGAGGGGATCGCCTCGTCGATGTATTACGGCTGGTCGAAGGAGTTCCTCGACGCCGGCAAGCGCCGTCTCGCTGGTGACACGGCCCGCGCCGCGACGTCGGACGAGGTGAAAGAGCTGCGCCGTGAGGCGCAGGCCCTGAAGGAGGCCGTGGCCGATCTCACCCTGGAAAACCGCCTGCTGA AAAAAAAGCATGCTCGCGGATGGGGAGGACGACACATGAGGTATCCTGCATCCGAAAAGGCCGAGATCATTCGCCTGGTCGAGGCCTCGCATCTGCCGGCACGGCGAACCCTGGACAAGCTCGGCATCCCGCGCGCCACGTTCTATCGCTGGTACGATCGCTATCTCACCGGTGGGATCGAGGCTCTGGCCGATCATCGCTCGCGGCCGGATCGTGTCTGGAACCGGATTCCTGACCCAATCCGGGCCGAGATCGTCGAGCTGGCGCTGCGCGAAACGGAGCTGAGCCCGCGCGAGCTGGCGGTGCGCTTCACCGACGAGAAGCGCTACTTTGTCTCGGAGGCGTCGGTATATCGGCTGCTGAAGGCTCATGATCTCATCACCAGCCCAGCCTATATCGTCATCAAGGCGGCGTCTGAGTTCAAGGACAAGACGACAGCGCCCAACCAGCTCTGGCAAACCGACTTCACCTACCTGAAGATCACGGGTTGGGGCTGGTATTATCTCTCGACCGTGCTCGACGACTTCTCCCGCTTCATCGTCGCCTGGAAGCTCTGCGCCACGATGCGGGCGGATGACGTCACCGCCACGCTCGATCTGGCTCTGGCGGCATCGGGGCTCGACCAGATCACGGTCGCGCATCGGCCGAGGCTGTTGAGCGACAACGGCGCCTCATACATCTCGGCCGAACTCGCTACCTGGCTCGACGGCAAGGGCATGAAACACGTTCGCGGCGCGCCGTATCATCCCCAGACGCAGGGCAAGATCGAGCGCTGGCATCAGACCCTGAAGAACCGCATCCTGCTGGAAAACTACTATCTGCCCGGCGACCTTGAACGGCAGGTCGCGGCCTTCGTCGAGCACTACAATCACGGCCGCTATCACGAGAGCATCGATAATCTCACGCCCGCTGACGTCTACTTCGGCCGCGGGCAGACCATCCTCACCGAACGCGAAAGGATCAAACGCCAGACCATCCACCAAAGACGCTTGCAGCATCACCTGCAGGCCGCCTAA
- a CDS encoding methyltransferase family protein produces the protein MTVTEPPPMTRALAISYAIGLPLALLAIVFLPVGRLDWSPGWFFVTFLIVVYGISALVLWRVNPVIYRARSRFQPGTERWDRILLALMLPAMVAEIPVATFDAGRMSWSDVPFSIVVLGYVLLVAGIALGAWAQAVNRFFEPGVRIQRERGQHVITAGPYQFVRHPGYVSAIMIFVGVPFSLASWWALIPAAFATAILILRTSWEDALLRTELDGYADYARRTRFRLMPGIW, from the coding sequence ATGACTGTCACCGAACCTCCGCCGATGACCCGAGCGCTCGCGATCAGCTACGCGATCGGACTGCCGCTGGCATTGCTCGCGATCGTGTTCCTTCCGGTCGGTCGCCTCGATTGGTCGCCAGGGTGGTTCTTCGTCACCTTCCTTATTGTCGTCTATGGCATATCGGCGCTGGTCTTGTGGCGCGTGAACCCCGTGATCTATCGGGCGCGCAGCCGCTTCCAGCCGGGCACGGAACGCTGGGACCGCATCCTGCTCGCTTTGATGCTCCCGGCGATGGTCGCGGAGATTCCGGTGGCTACCTTCGACGCCGGCAGGATGTCCTGGTCGGATGTCCCGTTCTCAATCGTGGTCCTCGGCTATGTCCTGCTTGTTGCCGGCATCGCGCTCGGCGCGTGGGCGCAAGCCGTCAATCGCTTCTTTGAGCCCGGCGTGCGCATCCAGCGCGAGCGCGGCCAGCACGTCATCACGGCCGGGCCTTACCAATTCGTGCGCCATCCCGGCTATGTCAGCGCGATCATGATATTCGTCGGCGTACCGTTTTCGCTCGCGTCATGGTGGGCGCTGATCCCGGCCGCTTTCGCGACCGCCATCCTGATCCTGCGGACGAGTTGGGAGGATGCGCTGTTACGCACTGAGCTTGACGGCTACGCCGACTATGCGCGCCGCACCCGATTCCGGCTCATGCCGGGCATCTGGTGA
- a CDS encoding YdeI/OmpD-associated family protein, producing MANTFPHGTVHKAGKDLQAALRSDSKVFALWENLTPLGRNEFICWVEDAKQPKTRQRRIERTRDELLEGKKRPCCWVGCIHRTDKMRSRWQQAVLIDQKGKKRR from the coding sequence ATGGCGAACACCTTTCCACACGGCACCGTCCACAAAGCAGGCAAAGACCTTCAGGCGGCCTTGCGATCGGATTCGAAAGTATTTGCGCTGTGGGAAAACCTGACGCCGCTGGGTCGCAACGAGTTCATCTGTTGGGTGGAGGACGCAAAACAGCCAAAGACACGCCAGCGTCGCATCGAGCGAACCCGTGACGAACTCTTGGAAGGCAAGAAGCGCCCCTGCTGTTGGGTAGGCTGCATTCATCGCACCGATAAGATGCGGAGCCGATGGCAGCAGGCGGTCTTGATCGATCAGAAGGGAAAGAAGAGGCGCTAA
- a CDS encoding type II toxin-antitoxin system RelE/ParE family toxin, translating into MSFRLSLAAEDDIIGIAEEGVRLFGPAQARQYHDDLFAILDLIAANPRMARERHELSPPMRIHPFKAHLVIYRIEEDGVLIVRVRHGHEDWVSEGAR; encoded by the coding sequence ATGAGCTTTCGCCTCTCTCTCGCGGCGGAAGACGACATTATCGGTATTGCCGAAGAAGGCGTGCGCCTGTTCGGTCCCGCGCAGGCGAGGCAATACCATGATGATCTGTTTGCGATCCTCGACCTGATCGCGGCCAATCCCCGCATGGCGCGGGAGCGTCACGAGTTGTCGCCACCGATGCGTATCCATCCCTTCAAGGCCCATCTTGTCATCTACCGGATCGAGGAGGACGGCGTCCTCATTGTCCGCGTGCGCCACGGGCACGAGGATTGGGTAAGCGAAGGGGCACGGTAG
- a CDS encoding type II toxin-antitoxin system ParD family antitoxin: MATMNVSLPDAMKDWVEAQAETGRYANASDYVRDLIRKDQERNDKIAAMQRFVDEGLNSGAGNRSKDALFAEAVKRAGTPRGNG, from the coding sequence ATGGCAACGATGAACGTATCCTTGCCCGACGCGATGAAGGACTGGGTCGAAGCGCAAGCCGAAACAGGTCGCTACGCCAATGCGAGCGACTATGTACGCGATTTGATCCGCAAGGATCAGGAGCGCAATGACAAGATTGCGGCCATGCAGCGCTTTGTCGATGAAGGTCTGAATAGCGGCGCCGGCAATCGTTCCAAAGACGCGCTGTTTGCTGAAGCGGTCAAACGCGCTGGAACGCCGCGCGGCAACGGCTGA